In Mesorhizobium sp. 113-3-3, a genomic segment contains:
- a CDS encoding acetolactate synthase 3 large subunit: MSNGQSERREMTGAEMVVQALKDNGVKHVFGYPGGAVLPIYDEIFQQDDVEHILVRHEQGAGHAAEGYARSTGKAGVMLVTSGPGATNAVTPLQDALMDSIPLVCLTGQVPTSLIGSDAFQECDTVGITRPCTKHNWLVKDVNELAATIHEAFHVATTGRPGPVVVDIPKDVQFAKGFYVPPQIAPRTSYQPKVQGDLEKIKAAVELMAKAKKPIIYSGGGVINSGPEASHLLRELVDLTGFPITSTLMGLGAYPASGKNWVGMLGMHGTYEANMAMHDCDVMICIGARFDDRITGRLSAFSPHSKKIHIDIDPSSINKNVHTEVPIIGDVGRVLEDMVRLWRATAKADKKALYPWWEQIAKWRGRDSLAYKMNHDVIMPQYAIQRLYELTKDKDTYITTEVGQHQMWAAQHYHFEKPNRWMTSGGLGTMGYGLPAALGVQIAHPDALVIDIAGDASVQMTMQEMSAAVQYKAPIKIFILNNQYMGMVRQWQQLLHGNRLSHSYTEAMPDFVKLAEAYGGHGIRCEKPDELDDAIKEMISVKKPVLFDCRVANLANCFPMIPSGKAHNEMLLPDEATDEAVANAIDAKGRELV, from the coding sequence ATGAGCAACGGACAGAGTGAGCGGCGCGAGATGACGGGCGCCGAAATGGTGGTGCAGGCGCTGAAGGACAATGGCGTCAAGCATGTCTTCGGCTATCCGGGCGGCGCGGTTCTCCCGATCTATGACGAGATCTTCCAGCAGGACGATGTCGAGCACATTCTGGTGCGGCATGAGCAGGGTGCCGGCCACGCGGCGGAGGGCTATGCGCGCTCGACCGGCAAGGCCGGCGTCATGCTGGTGACATCGGGACCCGGCGCGACCAATGCGGTGACGCCGCTGCAGGACGCGCTGATGGATTCGATTCCGCTGGTCTGCCTGACGGGCCAGGTGCCGACCTCTCTCATTGGCTCCGATGCCTTCCAGGAATGCGACACGGTCGGCATTACGCGGCCCTGCACCAAGCACAACTGGCTGGTGAAGGACGTCAACGAGCTCGCAGCGACCATCCACGAAGCCTTCCATGTCGCCACGACCGGCCGTCCGGGTCCCGTGGTGGTCGACATTCCGAAGGACGTGCAGTTCGCCAAGGGGTTTTATGTCCCGCCGCAGATCGCACCGCGCACCAGCTATCAGCCGAAGGTCCAGGGCGATCTGGAAAAGATCAAGGCCGCGGTCGAACTGATGGCCAAGGCCAAGAAGCCGATCATCTATTCGGGCGGCGGTGTCATCAATTCCGGTCCGGAAGCGAGCCATCTGCTGCGCGAACTGGTCGACCTCACCGGTTTCCCGATCACCTCGACGCTGATGGGGCTGGGCGCCTATCCGGCATCGGGCAAGAACTGGGTCGGCATGCTCGGCATGCACGGCACCTACGAGGCCAACATGGCCATGCATGATTGCGATGTGATGATCTGCATCGGCGCGCGCTTCGACGACCGTATCACCGGACGGCTCAGCGCGTTTTCGCCGCACTCGAAGAAGATCCACATCGACATCGATCCGTCGTCGATCAACAAGAACGTGCACACCGAAGTGCCGATCATCGGCGATGTCGGCCGCGTGCTGGAGGATATGGTGCGGCTGTGGCGGGCCACCGCCAAGGCCGACAAGAAGGCGCTCTACCCCTGGTGGGAGCAGATCGCCAAATGGCGCGGCCGCGATTCACTTGCCTACAAGATGAACCACGACGTGATCATGCCGCAATACGCCATCCAGCGGCTCTACGAACTGACCAAGGACAAGGACACCTACATCACCACCGAGGTCGGCCAGCACCAGATGTGGGCCGCGCAGCATTATCATTTCGAAAAGCCGAACCGCTGGATGACATCGGGCGGGCTGGGCACGATGGGTTACGGCCTGCCGGCTGCGCTCGGCGTGCAGATCGCGCATCCCGATGCGCTGGTCATCGACATCGCCGGCGATGCCTCGGTGCAGATGACGATGCAGGAGATGAGTGCTGCGGTGCAGTACAAGGCGCCGATCAAGATCTTCATCCTCAACAACCAGTATATGGGTATGGTGCGCCAGTGGCAGCAGCTCTTGCACGGCAACCGGCTGTCGCATTCCTACACCGAGGCGATGCCGGACTTCGTCAAGCTGGCGGAGGCCTATGGCGGCCACGGTATACGCTGCGAGAAGCCGGACGAGCTCGACGACGCCATCAAGGAGATGATCTCGGTCAAGAAACCCGTGCTGTTCGATTGCCGCGTGGCGAACCTCGCCAACTGCTTCCCGATGATCCCGTCTGGCAAGGCGCATAACGAGATGCTGTTGCCCGACGAGGCCACCGACGAGGCCGTGGCGAACGCCATCGACGCCAAGGGCAGGGAACTGGTGTAA
- the ilvN gene encoding acetolactate synthase small subunit, whose product MNAQHLQPTGSAYFIAKETERPEIHTLSVLVDNEPGVLARVIGLFSGRGYNIESLTVSETEHEKHLSRITIVTRGTPHVMEQIKNQLERIVPVHRVVDLTVRSHELGQERPLERELALVKVAGTGDARVEALRLADAFRASVIDANTEHFIFEITGKGSKLDQFIAIMKPLGLVEICRTGVAAMNRGPQGM is encoded by the coding sequence ATGAACGCACAGCACCTTCAACCAACCGGCTCCGCCTACTTCATCGCCAAGGAGACGGAGCGGCCGGAGATCCACACGCTTTCCGTGCTGGTCGACAACGAGCCCGGGGTACTCGCCCGGGTCATCGGCCTGTTTTCCGGGCGCGGCTACAACATTGAGAGCCTGACCGTTTCCGAGACGGAGCATGAGAAGCACCTGTCGCGCATCACCATCGTGACGCGCGGCACGCCGCATGTGATGGAGCAGATCAAGAACCAGCTCGAGCGCATCGTGCCGGTCCATCGCGTGGTCGATCTGACTGTCCGCTCGCACGAGCTTGGCCAGGAGCGGCCGCTGGAGCGGGAACTGGCGCTGGTCAAGGTTGCCGGCACCGGCGACGCCCGCGTCGAGGCGCTGCGGCTGGCCGACGCCTTCCGCGCCTCGGTCATCGATGCCAACACCGAGCATTTCATCTTCGAGATCACTGGCAAGGGCTCCAAGCTCGACCAGTTCATCGCCATCATGAAGCCGCTCGGCCTGGTGGAGATCTGCCGCACCGGCGTGGCGGCGATGAACCGCGGCCCGCAAGGGATGTAG
- a CDS encoding NAD(P)/FAD-dependent oxidoreductase — MLDKAPNKKLSDLLDQFGAALAANDIDTAVGCFQEDCYWRDLVTFTWNIKTMEGKDQVRDMLESQLSKTKPSHWALAKGEDATESGGLIEGWISFETELARGFGHIRLKDGKIWTLLTTMVELKGHEEPAGFARPMGAKHGSGKNRPTWKEEREKEAAELGFKTQPYTLIIGGGQGGIALGARLRQLGVPTIIVEKNERAGDSWRKRYKSLCLHDPVWYDHLPYIDFPKNWPVFSPKDKIGDWLEMYTKVMELNYWSSTEAKSASYDDKKKEWTVVVHRDGRDITLKPKQLVLATGQSGKANLPKFKGMETFKGDQHHSSKHPGPDAYAGKRAVVIGSNNSAHDIAAALWEAGADVTMVQRSSTHISRSDTLMEIGLGSLYSEQALQNGITTAKADLIFASLPYKILHEFQIPAYAEMKKRDAAFYKGLEKAGFMLDWGDDESGLFMKYLRRGSGYYIDVGASQLIIDGSIKLKSGVDVEEIKQHSVVLSDGSELPADLIVYATGYGSMNGWAADLISRETADKVGKCWGLGSNTTKDPGPWEGELRNMWKPTQQEALWFHGGNLHQSRHYSQFLSLQLKARHAGLPTPVYGLQTVHHKG, encoded by the coding sequence ATGCTCGACAAGGCCCCAAACAAGAAACTGTCCGACCTGCTCGACCAATTCGGCGCTGCGCTGGCCGCCAATGACATCGACACGGCCGTCGGCTGCTTCCAGGAGGATTGCTACTGGCGCGACCTCGTCACCTTCACCTGGAACATCAAGACCATGGAAGGCAAGGACCAGGTCCGCGACATGCTGGAAAGCCAGTTGTCGAAGACAAAGCCGTCGCATTGGGCACTCGCCAAGGGCGAGGACGCGACCGAAAGCGGCGGGCTGATCGAGGGCTGGATCAGCTTCGAGACCGAACTGGCGCGCGGCTTTGGCCATATCAGGTTGAAGGACGGCAAGATCTGGACGCTGCTGACCACCATGGTCGAATTGAAGGGCCATGAGGAACCGGCCGGCTTCGCACGGCCGATGGGCGCCAAGCATGGCTCGGGCAAGAACCGTCCGACGTGGAAGGAAGAGCGTGAGAAGGAAGCCGCCGAGCTCGGCTTCAAGACGCAGCCCTACACGCTCATCATCGGCGGCGGCCAGGGCGGCATTGCGCTCGGCGCAAGACTGCGCCAGCTCGGCGTGCCGACCATCATCGTCGAGAAGAACGAGCGGGCCGGCGACAGCTGGCGCAAGCGCTACAAGTCGCTCTGCCTGCACGATCCGGTCTGGTACGACCATCTGCCCTATATCGATTTCCCGAAGAACTGGCCGGTCTTCTCGCCGAAGGACAAGATTGGCGATTGGCTGGAAATGTATACCAAGGTGATGGAGCTGAATTACTGGTCCTCGACGGAGGCCAAGAGCGCCTCCTATGACGACAAGAAGAAGGAATGGACCGTGGTCGTCCACCGCGACGGCAGGGATATCACCCTGAAGCCAAAGCAATTGGTGCTGGCGACCGGACAGTCCGGCAAGGCCAATCTGCCGAAATTCAAGGGCATGGAGACTTTCAAGGGCGACCAGCATCACTCCTCGAAGCACCCCGGCCCCGATGCCTATGCCGGCAAAAGAGCCGTTGTCATCGGCTCCAACAATTCCGCCCATGATATCGCCGCGGCCCTATGGGAGGCCGGCGCCGACGTCACCATGGTGCAGCGCTCGAGCACCCATATTTCCAGATCCGACACGCTGATGGAGATCGGACTGGGTTCGCTCTATTCGGAGCAGGCACTGCAGAACGGCATCACCACGGCCAAGGCCGATCTGATTTTTGCTTCGCTGCCCTACAAGATCCTGCACGAATTCCAGATCCCGGCCTATGCCGAGATGAAGAAGCGCGACGCGGCGTTCTACAAGGGGTTGGAGAAAGCCGGTTTCATGCTTGACTGGGGCGACGACGAGTCCGGCCTGTTCATGAAGTATCTCAGGCGCGGCTCCGGTTATTATATCGACGTCGGCGCCTCCCAGCTCATCATCGATGGCTCGATCAAGCTGAAGAGCGGCGTCGACGTCGAAGAGATCAAGCAGCATTCGGTTGTGCTCAGCGACGGATCCGAATTGCCCGCGGATCTCATCGTCTACGCCACCGGCTACGGCTCGATGAACGGCTGGGCCGCCGATCTGATATCGCGCGAAACCGCCGACAAGGTCGGCAAATGCTGGGGCCTCGGCTCGAACACCACCAAGGATCCCGGCCCCTGGGAAGGCGAGTTGCGCAACATGTGGAAGCCGACGCAGCAGGAAGCGCTGTGGTTCCACGGCGGCAATCTGCACCAGTCACGCCACTATTCGCAGTTCCTGTCGCTGCAGTTGAAGGCCAGACACGCCGGACTGCCGACGCCGGTCTACGGGCTGCAGACGGTGCACCACAAGGGATAG
- a CDS encoding PcfJ domain-containing protein has translation MARSMIQRRQQAERERIEAYQATLRRVSAMPRPAPDFERALDEVRRGFAGIAIRDGGLWRPKLKTRDPARLRLAAARHLYARYPVSAALEAIWRDGAGLQADEIALRKWWYVAVARGDSLYKAGANAWLSRKEVHCFLNLSGDLTFDEAFWLAIIRSYTDDFGLAARLVRTKIARTPRADLAFWREVARFFCGQPTSKEEIDDLCDYVGAMYRHDRAYSLKGRTLASLRKQMSEWHRDIAAIERIEAMRRRAGGRAAPVKGAWEGSQLEDWEWQPSVKEAKAHGERFFVRQLKTAEDLVAESRAMHHCVSTYAAKCIAGYASIWVLRRTALGKIERLLTIEVNPQHRAVQVRGFSNRLATPDERKILERWTKARGVMLRD, from the coding sequence ATGGCCAGGTCCATGATCCAGCGCAGGCAGCAGGCCGAGCGCGAACGCATTGAAGCATATCAAGCAACGCTGCGGCGGGTTTCCGCCATGCCGCGTCCGGCTCCGGATTTCGAGCGGGCGCTCGACGAGGTGCGCCGAGGCTTTGCCGGCATAGCGATCCGCGACGGCGGGCTGTGGCGTCCGAAGCTGAAGACGCGCGACCCCGCGCGGCTGCGGCTGGCCGCTGCCCGCCATCTCTATGCGCGCTATCCAGTCTCGGCCGCGCTCGAGGCCATCTGGCGCGACGGTGCGGGGTTGCAGGCCGACGAGATTGCGCTGCGCAAGTGGTGGTACGTCGCGGTTGCGCGTGGTGACTCGCTCTACAAGGCCGGCGCCAATGCGTGGCTGTCGCGCAAGGAGGTGCATTGCTTCCTGAACCTGTCGGGCGACCTGACCTTCGACGAGGCGTTCTGGCTGGCGATCATTCGATCCTATACGGACGATTTCGGGCTGGCCGCTCGCCTTGTACGCACCAAGATCGCACGCACGCCGCGCGCTGATCTGGCCTTCTGGCGCGAGGTGGCTCGCTTCTTCTGCGGGCAACCGACGTCGAAGGAGGAGATCGACGATCTCTGCGACTATGTCGGCGCGATGTATCGGCACGATCGAGCCTACAGCCTGAAGGGACGCACGCTCGCCTCGCTGCGCAAGCAGATGTCCGAGTGGCACCGTGACATTGCCGCCATCGAGCGCATCGAGGCCATGCGCCGCCGCGCCGGCGGCCGGGCTGCGCCGGTCAAGGGCGCCTGGGAGGGCTCGCAGCTCGAAGACTGGGAGTGGCAACCGTCGGTCAAGGAGGCGAAGGCGCATGGCGAGCGCTTCTTCGTGCGCCAACTGAAGACCGCCGAGGATCTGGTCGCCGAAAGCCGAGCGATGCATCACTGCGTCTCGACGTATGCGGCCAAATGCATCGCCGGCTACGCCTCGATCTGGGTGCTGCGGCGCACGGCCCTCGGCAAGATCGAGCGGCTGCTGACGATCGAGGTCAACCCGCAGCACCGGGCGGTGCAGGTGCGGGGTTTCAGCAATCGGCTGGCCACGCCCGACGAGCGCAAGATCCTCGAGCGCTGGACCAAGGCGAGGGGCGTGATGTTGCGTGACTGA
- a CDS encoding nucleoside deaminase — MESHEPFLREAIALSKSAMDHGNEPFGSVLVKDGEVILRAENSVFTGRDMTNHAEMNLVKLAAQHYDTAFLADCTLYTSTEPCAMCSGAIYWSGIGRMVFACSEARLGEIAGIGLNVPSRAVLQTGARIVTVVGPNLEDEAAEVHQEFWPKHLGKA, encoded by the coding sequence ATGGAAAGCCATGAGCCGTTTCTACGCGAGGCGATTGCGCTCTCGAAATCCGCAATGGACCATGGCAACGAACCGTTTGGCTCGGTGCTGGTGAAGGACGGCGAAGTAATCCTGCGCGCCGAAAACAGTGTCTTCACGGGCCGCGATATGACGAACCATGCCGAGATGAACCTGGTTAAATTGGCGGCACAACACTACGACACGGCTTTTCTCGCTGACTGCACGCTCTACACCAGCACTGAGCCGTGCGCGATGTGCTCCGGCGCGATATACTGGTCGGGCATCGGGCGTATGGTGTTTGCGTGCTCCGAAGCGCGGCTTGGCGAGATCGCTGGGATCGGGTTGAACGTGCCGAGCCGGGCCGTGCTGCAAACCGGCGCGCGCATAGTCACGGTGGTTGGGCCGAACCTCGAAGACGAAGCCGCCGAAGTACATCAGGAATTCTGGCCGAAGCATCTGGGTAAGGCTTAG
- a CDS encoding LysE family translocator, protein MSLDAFLALLVYAFVTSITPGPNNLMLLASGVNFGIARTVPHMLGISMGFLVLLLAVGLGLGAVLTAFPALHTGLKIAGGAYLLYLAWKIAMSRSLNGKGATDARPMRFIDAAAFQWVNPKAWVMAITAMAVYANAEHPFLSVALISIAFTVVNLPSVSIWAGFGTALRGFLSDPVRLKWFNIAMGVLLAATLWPMLK, encoded by the coding sequence ATGTCTCTCGACGCATTCCTCGCACTGCTCGTCTACGCCTTCGTGACCTCGATCACGCCGGGGCCGAACAACCTCATGCTGCTGGCCTCCGGCGTCAATTTCGGCATCGCCAGAACCGTCCCGCACATGCTTGGCATCAGCATGGGCTTCCTGGTGCTGTTGCTTGCCGTGGGCCTTGGCCTTGGCGCTGTGTTGACGGCGTTTCCGGCGCTGCATACCGGCTTGAAGATCGCCGGCGGCGCCTATCTGCTCTATCTCGCCTGGAAGATCGCCATGTCGCGCTCGTTGAACGGCAAGGGCGCGACGGACGCGCGGCCGATGCGCTTCATCGATGCCGCAGCATTCCAGTGGGTCAATCCCAAGGCGTGGGTGATGGCGATCACCGCCATGGCCGTCTATGCCAATGCCGAGCACCCGTTCCTGTCGGTGGCGCTGATCTCGATCGCCTTCACGGTCGTCAATCTGCCGAGCGTTTCGATATGGGCTGGGTTCGGCACGGCGCTGCGGGGGTTCCTGTCGGATCCGGTGCGGCTGAAATGGTTCAACATCGCCATGGGCGTGCTTCTGGCGGCGACACTGTGGCCGATGCTGAAATAG
- a CDS encoding efflux RND transporter periplasmic adaptor subunit has product MRGKVILSLLVVACAGAAWLYLSPDALSRVQQLIGAKQVAASDKAATDKQAAGGQAAGGKQGGSGARSASIVSATATTADFPIRRYAIGFVSSPAVVSINARVSSQIVSIDVKDGQMVKAGDTLFSLDDRALKAQLAKDQATLAKDQALLASSNSDLQRAKDLVAKQAGTQQTYDQAVAAQKAAAATVDADKATIDADNVQLGFATITAPIAGRLGAVNVAVGDLVTTSNGNSSTSTPLVTITQMDPLQVNFNLPESNLALLHKALANPQQGAVTLTKDGDPTPIGKGTLDFVDSSVDTASGTIATRASIPNADLSLWPGQYVNVVLDAGIMPQMTSVPTVAVQPSQKGPFVYVVKPDSTVEMRPVQVALTEGENSAISQGLKSGEKVVTEGQTRLKDGAAVHEGKVGAAAPKVAQASNAGEAAQ; this is encoded by the coding sequence ATGCGTGGAAAAGTCATTCTTTCATTGCTTGTCGTCGCCTGCGCGGGCGCGGCCTGGCTCTATCTGTCTCCGGACGCGCTGAGCAGGGTTCAGCAGCTCATCGGCGCAAAGCAGGTTGCGGCGTCGGACAAGGCGGCAACCGATAAGCAGGCAGCAGGGGGGCAGGCAGCGGGAGGCAAGCAGGGCGGCAGCGGCGCGCGTTCGGCCTCGATCGTTTCGGCGACGGCAACCACGGCCGACTTCCCGATCCGGCGCTACGCCATCGGCTTCGTCTCCTCACCCGCCGTGGTCAGCATCAATGCGCGGGTCTCCAGCCAGATCGTGTCGATCGACGTCAAGGACGGGCAGATGGTGAAGGCGGGCGATACCCTGTTCTCGCTCGACGACCGGGCGCTCAAGGCGCAACTCGCCAAGGACCAGGCCACGCTCGCCAAGGACCAGGCGCTGCTTGCCAGTTCGAATTCCGATCTTCAGCGCGCCAAGGACCTTGTCGCCAAGCAGGCCGGCACGCAGCAAACCTATGACCAGGCCGTGGCCGCGCAGAAGGCGGCGGCCGCGACCGTCGATGCCGACAAGGCGACGATCGACGCGGACAATGTCCAGCTTGGCTTTGCCACCATCACGGCGCCGATCGCGGGCAGGCTGGGCGCGGTCAATGTCGCCGTCGGCGATCTGGTGACCACCAGCAATGGCAACAGCAGCACCTCGACGCCGCTGGTCACCATCACCCAGATGGACCCGTTGCAGGTCAACTTCAATCTGCCCGAAAGCAATCTGGCGCTGCTGCACAAGGCGCTAGCCAATCCGCAGCAAGGGGCGGTGACCTTGACCAAGGACGGCGACCCGACGCCGATCGGCAAGGGCACGCTCGATTTCGTCGATTCCAGCGTCGATACCGCCTCGGGGACGATCGCGACACGGGCGAGCATCCCCAATGCCGATCTTTCACTGTGGCCCGGCCAGTATGTGAATGTCGTCCTCGATGCCGGCATCATGCCGCAGATGACCTCCGTTCCGACGGTCGCGGTCCAGCCCAGCCAGAAGGGGCCGTTCGTCTATGTCGTCAAGCCCGACAGCACGGTCGAGATGCGGCCGGTTCAGGTGGCGCTGACCGAAGGCGAAAACAGCGCCATCAGCCAGGGGCTGAAGAGCGGTGAGAAGGTGGTCACCGAAGGCCAGACAAGGCTGAAGGACGGCGCAGCCGTGCATGAAGGCAAGGTTGGGGCTGCCGCACCCAAGGTGGCCCAGGCGAGCAACGCCGGCGAGGCGGCCCAATGA